A region from the Rhodamnia argentea isolate NSW1041297 chromosome 7, ASM2092103v1, whole genome shotgun sequence genome encodes:
- the LOC115754491 gene encoding NAC domain-containing protein 73: MTWCNNDSKSDEQRNESATPPPPPSNNKASVVAKKPPALRTCPSCGHEFELQDQTGIQELPGLPAGVKFDPTDQELLEHLEGKVRPDARKLHRLIDEFIPTLQGENGICYTHPEKLPGVNKNGMIRHFFHRPSKAYTTGNRKRRKVHTDEEGGETRWHKTGKTRPVFMKGELKGYKKILVLYTNYGKQRKPEKTNWVMHQYHLGNNEEEKEGELVVSKVFYQTQPRQCNSLMKDSPPLKLNGQSGHENANLKNNPGLVEYYSSSYISFDQGSQNRASSQQQMMSRHFAVHGGSSFVS; this comes from the exons ATGACTTGGTGCAATAATGACAGTAAGAGCGATGAGCAGAGAAACGAGAGCGCAaccccaccaccgccaccatccAACAATAAGGCCAGTGTTGTTGCCAAGAAGCCTCCAGCGTTAAGGACTTGTCCTTCTTGTGGGCATGAATTTGAACTCCAGGACCAG ACTGGAATTCAGGAATTGCCGGGGCTACCGGCTGGAGTCAAGTTCGATCCGACGGATCAAGAGCTGCTCGAGCATTTGGAAGGGAAGGTGCGGCCCGATGCTCGGAAGCTTCACCGCTTGATCGATGAGTTCATCCCTACCCTTCAAGGAGAGAATGGGATTTGCTACACTCATCCAGAGAAATTACCAG GCGTGAACAAAAACGGCATGATCCGCCACTTCTTCCACCGACCCTCCAAAGCGTACACAACCGGGAacaggaagaggaggaaggtcCACACCGACGAGGAAGGCGGCGAGACGAGGTGGCACAAGACGGGCAAGACCCGGCCGGTGTTCATGAAAGGGGAGCTCAAGGGCTACAAGAAGATACTCGTGCTCTACACCAACTATGGGAAGCAAAGGAAGCCGGAGAAGACCAACTGGGTGATGCATCAGTACCACCTCGGCAACaatgaggaggagaaggaaggtGAGCTGGTGGTATCAAAGGTCTTCTACCAAACACAACCAAGACAGTGCAATTCGCTCATGAAAGACTCGCCACCGCTTAAGCTGAACGGACAGAGCGGGCACGAGAATGCTAATCTCAAGAACAATCCTGGCCTGGTGGAGTACTACAGCTCTTCTTACATATCTTTCGACCAAGGAAGCCAAAATAGGGCAAGCTCTCAACAGCAGATGATGTCTCGCCATTTTGCTGTCCATGGTGGGTCTTCTTTTGTCTCTTGA
- the LOC115754522 gene encoding zinc finger protein NUTCRACKER, translating into MLEKMASQEVIPNGFAHQNPSLPGSNPPPPSTTKKKRNLPGTPDPEAEVIALSPKTLMATNRFLCEICGKGFQRDQNLQLHRRGHNLPWKLKQRSTKEPRKRVYVCPEKTCVHNHPSRALGDLTGIKKHFCRKHGEKKWKCEKCSKRYAVQSDWKAHSKTCGTREYRCDCGTLFSRRDSFITHRAFCDALAEETARVSAASAMNPTTAYHFMGASLLPPNLPPNLPSIFKPISSNMSTEPMMNHQTRNGGVGGGGGLSLWMGQTSQPQESSLGINLQEIHQLGPLDNPSATHLYADTTCPNNHPPPSDHNLSSWVFGSRFSSSTACEDISINPPPLHHMKEGPNHYHHQNNILSVPSLYSTQHHQPASSPANMSATALLQKAAQIGAPSATKPSFLGGFGLKPSNNNCQQPQDQDDKFCGLFGSNQMPSPETAEDIALSTLQAYPPPAKRRNIAHSDENNASSGGGQTRDFLGVGVGVHTMCTPPSINGWI; encoded by the exons ATGTTAGAGAAAATGGCCTCACAAGAAGTGATCCCGAATGGCTTTGCTCATCAGAACCCAAGTCTTCCTGGATCCAATCCTCCACCACCTTCCAccaccaagaagaaaagaaatctccCTGGAACTCCAG ATCCAGAAGCTGAAGTTATAGCTCTATCGCCAAAGACCCTGATGGCCACGAACCGCTTCTTGTGTGAGATATGCGGAAAGGGGTTTCAGAGGGACCAGAACCTTCAACTTCACCGGCGGGGGCACAACCTGCCGTGGAAGCTGAAGCAGCGGAGCACCAAGGAGCCGAGGAAGCGCGTGTACGTCTGCCCCGAGAAGACGTGCGTCCACAACCACCCGTCAAGGGCGCTCGGGGACCTGACCGGGATCAAGAAGCACTTCTGCCGGAAGCACGGGGAGAAGAAGTGGAAGTGCGAGAAGTGCTCCAAGCGGTACGCGGTTCAGTCGGATTGGAAGGCGCACTCCAAGACCTGCGGCACTAGAGAGTATCGGTGCGACTGCGGAACTCTCTTTTCGAG GCGAGACAGCTTCATAACTCATAGAGCATTCTGTGATGCGTTGGCCGAGGAGACCGCGAGAGTCAGTGCCGCCTCCGCCATGAACCCGACGACCGCCTACCACTTCATGGGCGCTTCGCTCCTCCCTCCGAACCTCCCACCAAACTTGCCTTCCATCTTCAAACCAATCTCAAGCAACATGAGCACCGAGCCCATGATGAATCACCAAACCAGAAATGGTGgtgtcggtggtggtggtggactTTCTCTATGGATGGGTCAAACCTCTCAACCCCAAGAATCATCACTAGGCATCAATTTGCAAGAGATTCACCAACTTGGGCCTCTCGATAATCCCTCAGCAACACATTTGTATGCCGACACCACATGCCCAAACAACCACCCTCCGCCGTCGGATCACAATCTGAGCAGCTGGGTCTTCGGAAGCAGGTTCTCATCAAGCACTGCCTGTGAGGACATCAGCATAAACCCTCCTCCACTTCACCACATGAAGGAAGGTCCAAATCACTATCATCATCAGAACAACATCCTAAGCGTCCCTTCACTATACAGCACTCAGCATCACCAACCAGCTTCATCTCCGGCGAACATGTCCGCGACAGCTCTCTTGCAGAAGGCGGCACAGATAGGCGCCCCGTCAGCCACGAAGCCATCTTTCTTGGGGGGCTTTGGGTTGAAGCCCAGCAACAATAATTGTCAACAACCTCAAGATCAAGATGATAAGTTTTGCGGGCTTTTTGGGTCAAACCAAATGCCAAGCCCTGAGACTGCAGAGGACATAGCACTGAGCACATTGCAAGCATACCCACCACCCGCGAAGCGCAGGAACATCGCTCACAGTGATGAGAACAATGCTTCTTCTGGAGGTGGGCAAACTAGGGATTTCTTGGGCGTCGGAGTGGGCGTGCACACCATGTGTACCCCTCCATCCATCAATGGTTGGATATGA
- the LOC115754515 gene encoding protein ECERIFERUM 16 has translation MDTKSLARSKRAHSLHHSKKHHPSPKPKAPSGTSSHLASANNASGKQVPEKAPSRQKPKLPSNWDRYEEGETDSGLAESSEVRVSDVPAPKSKGADYRHLIAEAQSQSQSVSDDPCPDSFVSLGDVLPEFFGGGASNLLSVRGEAVLSWANEDSFVVDDKATSGHEVPFLSLNLNALAEQLAKLDLAKLLFIEPDLLPPEMHTGPYIASSEKPSDQMQTHKAEAAKSQLDALALDDFAREERKEEESKKSGTGRSKSDSLFNLPDDNISVDTSQVSSLGQATVPEYADQSIKISDIDPEKGNSTFEAGASEAELDALLNSFSDKLTEPSGFGFTKSTPAFQEMSMPQASGRGFISSAATSVPDSARINVLLDDLLEETSNFAQQNNQDNVPLTQQVNTVAHGAQSPPPIVTRSKELDDFDSWLDTI, from the exons ATGGACACAAAATCTCTGGCTAGATCGAAGAGAGCTCACTCTCTGCACCACAGCAAGAAGCACCACCCCAGTCCGAAACCTAAAGCCCCGTCGGGAACTTCGAGCCACTTGGCGAGCGCGAACAATGCTTCGGGAAAGCAAGTTCCCGAGAAAGCTCCGTCACGGCAGAAACCGAAGCTGCCTTCGAATTGGGACCGCTACGAGGAAGGAGAAACCGATTCGGGCCTCGCGGAGAGCAGTGAGGTTCGGGTTTCTGATGTTCCGGCGCCGAAGAGTAAAGGGGCGGATTACCGGCACTTAATTGCTGAGGCTCAATCTCAATCTCAGTCTGTATCGGATGACCCTTGTCCGGATAGTTTTGTTTCCTTGGGTGATGTTCTTCCCG AATTTTTTGGAGGAGGAGCAAGTAATTTGCTTTCGGTTAGGGGAGAGGCGGTCTTGTCATGGGCCAATGAGGATAGCTTCGTTGTAGATGATAAGGCAACTTCAGGTCATGAG GTGCCATTTCTTTCCCTGAACTTGAACGCACTTGCAGAACAACTGGCAAAGTTGGACTTAGCTAAACTTCTCTTCATTGAGCCGGATCTGTTACCACCTGAAATG CATACAGGGCCGTATATCGCGAGCAGTGAAAAACCCTCTGACCAGATGCAAACACACAAAGCTGAAGCAGCTAAGAGTCAGTTAGATGCACTAGCTCTTGATGATTTTGCtagggaagagagaaaagaagaggaatcTAAAAAATCTGGAACTGGAAGAAGTAAATCGGATTCACTATTCAACCTTCCGGATGATAATATTTCTGTCGATACAAGCCAAGTTTCTAGCTTAGGACAAGCCACAGTTCCAGAGTATGCAGATCAGTCAATCAAGATATCTGATATAGACCCAGAGAAGGGAAACTCCACATTTGAGGCAGGAGCTTCAGAAGCTGAGCTCGACGCACTTCTCAACTCTTTTAGTGACAAGTTGACTGAGCCATCTGGTTTTGGCTTCACTAAGTCCACCCCTGCTTTCCAAGAAATGTCTATGCCACAGGCCTCTGGGCGAGGCTTTATTTCCTCTGCAGCTACATCTGTGCCCGATTCTGCTAGGATCAATGTTCTTCTCGATGATTTACTCGAAGAAACCTCGAACTTTGCCCAACAAAACAATCAAGACAATGTACCGCTAACCCAGCAGGTAAATACTGTTGCACATGGTGCTCAGTCTCCTCCTCCTATTGTCACTAGATCAAAAGAATTGGACGATTTTGACTCATGGTTAGACACCATTTAG
- the LOC115754516 gene encoding glutaredoxin-C9-like → MQQAISYEPSPFPVPAGAGSRNRRRSALPLNRSSAAAGGGQQREGKEEGEGELASVRERTRRAVTESAVVVFGKRGCCMSHVVNRLLQGHGANPAVREFGDEDEAAVVGELERISGGGRGGVQFPAVFVGGKLFGGLDRVMTTHITGELVPALKEAGALWL, encoded by the coding sequence ATGCAACAAGCGATCTCATACGAGCCATCGCCCTTCCCGGTCCCCGCCGGCGCCGGCTCTCGGAACCGCCGCCGCTCGGCGCTCCCCCTGAACCGTAGTAGCGCCGCGGCCGGCGGGGGACAGCAGCGGGAGGGGAAGGAGGAGGGGGAAGGGGAGCTGGCGAGCGTCCGCGAGAGGACGCGCCGCGCGGTGACGGAGAGCGCGGTGGTGGTGTTCGGGAAGCGGGGCTGCTGCATGAGCCACGTGGTGAACCGGCTGCTGCAGGGACACGGGGCGAACCCGGCGGTCCGCGAGTTCGGGGACGAGGACGAGGCCGCGGTGGTGGGCGAGCTGGAGAGGATCTCCGGCGGCGGAAGAGGTGGGGTTCAGTTCCCGGCGGTGTTCGTGGGGGGGAAGCTGTTCGGAGGGCTGGACCGGGTGATGACGACCCACATCACGGGGGAGTTGGTGCCGGCTCTGAAGGAAGCTGGAGCACTGTGGCTTTGA